In Syngnathoides biaculeatus isolate LvHL_M chromosome 8, ASM1980259v1, whole genome shotgun sequence, the genomic stretch AATCATAATCCAGGGATTATGTCGATGGAAGGAATTTCATCTTCATGGCGCGAAACCAAGCGGACGTGTGCGTTTCCGATGATTTACTTTTGCGTGTCAGCCCATTTCAGAAGAGGAAACATTCGAGCTGCGGAGGATCCTCGTTTTTGGCAAAAATGGAATCCGCTCAACGCTGGTGTGGAAACGGGCACGCGGGCGCTTCGTGGAGGAAgtcggccttcctgtgtggcgggttgggggtggggggtcgatATTGGGGAGATGTTCATCCAGCAACAGCCCCGACCAAAATATCTCATTTTATCATTCATCCAAGGCCATTTTGATCAACAGCGGCAGAGACGCCGAATTTGAAAGCCGCCGTTTTGCATTGGCGCTCATCTGCAAATTTTTGGCCGGTCGgtcgatggggggggggagacaaaaaaaTCGATATAGACGGACGTGACTTGACGAATGCATGGAGACAACGGGCCccgctcacaatcgcaccttgggacTACTTCTATATAAGCAGTAGTGCAGTCGTGTTTGTAGTACTGTCGTAGTATTTCACATGAGGAGTAGAAACAGTAAGAGTGAAAGTAGTACAAGTTGTAAGACTAACACTTGCACAAATCCTCATCAGATTGTTGTTTCTAGTAGTACGTGTGGTATTAAGTCGGATTTGTATCATGTATAGTAGCGTTGGAAAAAGATGGACGGTCGTTGTCACCGGGTGCTTAACAGAAGAATCACAACCCAATGTGGAGTTCCACAGGGCTCCTTCCTACAACCTGACAGTTCACGCCAACGTCTTCGATTCATTTTTACTGGCAAACCGTCTTTTGCaggaaaatacacaaataatacGCGTTTTGTCACCACGTACGACGGCGCCTGGCTCGGAAAACTggcaaaaatgttgatggaagaagaggaagatcggggggggggggggacgattcAGTTCTCATTCAGTTCCAAATAATTGCGGATGAGTTGAATTGTCAGTGGTTGCGCCTCCAACCGGTTTCTTCCCAGTCTTGAAGTCGGAACCGAGCGAGCGAGTCAGACTAAAATCCAACCGTTGGGGTTGTCGTCGTGCCATCTGCATTCACAAATGtggcaaagccccccccccccccaacccctcctcTCTGGGGGTCCGCGGTGGGAGGGGCTTGCATTCAATGTCCCACCCTCCAAGTATTTAAGCAGACGGCGGAGGAACTCTGGTCCCGGAGACGGCCCACGCGGGACCCCGCGCCCCCCGACCCGCAGCCCGAATATGCCCTACAATTTGCTCGGGATCTTCTCGGACGTGGACCCGGTCTTGTGCCAGGTGAGCGGTGCCGGCGGCAGAACCTTTTCTGCTTTCTGTCGAAAAGGTGGGAAAGGGAAACGATTACAAAGTCGAGTATTGGGGGGgtgcaaaaatgacatttgcacaatatttaatttgagaggttttaatatttaactgctggatttaaaaaaatccatattctggaaaagaagcaccccccgccccccccccaaaaaaaggaaaaaaacaagacattgaatttttttttttttttgggggggggggtacgtgCAGGACCCCCTTTTCTATGGTCACTCGTGAATTTTGGATCATTGCTTCATAAAAACAGAACTTTTCAAACAAAGATTTCCAATTTTACGGTTCCACAAGTCTCGAATGGAATCTGAAAAGAGATCCGACGTCGCGTTCTTCTTTGCTTTTCAGAACTTGGACGGTCTGGAGCCGTCGGAGCCGCGGGCCGTCGGCCTCCGGCGCCCCCGCTCGCCGTGCCCCGTCGCCCGGCCCGGTTGCGAGTCGGACGACGGGTGGGCGCGATGGGGACCGGCGGGCGGTCTCCCGCCCTCGCCGCCCGGCCGCGTTCCCTTTAGGGTCGGCGTCCTCGCGGAAGACGAGGCGGCGCCCTCGTCCCGGGTCTACAAGACGGAACTGTGCCGCACCTTCGAGGAGAGCGGCGTCTGCAAGTACGGCGCCAAGTGCCAGTTTGCGCACGGGCCGGACGAGCTGCGAGGCCTGAAGCGCCACCCCAAGTACAAGACGGAACCGTGCCGCACCTTCCACAGCGTCGGCTTCTGCCCGTACGGCGGCCGCTGCCACTTTGTGCACAACGGCGAAGAGTCGCTGAGGCCGCCGCCCACCCCGCGCCACGGCCTCGGCTCTGCGGGTTTCGCGTCCGTCGACCGTTCGCGGTCGCTCTTCGCCCGAGACTTCTCGCCCACGCTCTCCTCGCAGTCGGGGCTCCTCCGCCCTCCCGCCGCCACCGAGCCGGTCGGAGAAACGGACTCCTCCGACTCGGTTTTCCGTTCCCTCGGCGTGGGGCCTCCCGTGAAGCCGGCCGCCCTCCTCCGGCGACGCTCGTCGGCGGAATCGCTCTCCGAGGAGGGCTACGCCTCGTCCTGCTCGCTGAGCTCAGGCTGCTGCGAGTCGGCGGGCCGCGACGGGCGCCGCCTGCCCATCTTCAGCCGCCTCTCCGTCACCGACGAGTAAACCCGGCCGGAACGCGTCGTCGAGCGCAATGCAGTCCCTCCCGCCATTTTGCGCTCATACTCTTGTGTATCCTGGACTCCCGCCCCCTGCTGGAGGTTCTGTAGCTCTTCCTGCGACCAGCTTTCCAAAAGAGAGGACAGGACAACTGAGCGCTGCTAACTAGCATTAGCCCACCCGCTGATATTTTCTCCCTTTCCACAAATGCTAAAGAAGAACTTTGCTGCTTGCCAACTGCTAACAGGTGACGTCAACGTTGAACTTTTcgttcttcatttctgctacgaTTAAAGGGCTTATTTATTTCTTTGGGTTGCCTCAAAGTCAAAGCTTTATCGTTTTGCGGTTTGATGATGACCATTTCCCGGAATTTGTTTATCGTTTTGCGGTTTGATGATGACCATTTCCCGGAATTTGCTTATCGTTTTGCGGTTTGATGATGACCATTTCCCGGAATTTGTTTATCGTTTTGCGGTTTGATGATGACCATTTCCCGGAATTTGTTTATCGTTTTGCGGTTTGATGATGACCATTTCCCGGAATTTGTTTATCGTTTTGCGGTTTGATGATGACCATTTCCCGGAATTTGTTTATCGTTTTGCGGTTTGATGATGACCATTTCCCGGAATTTGAGCGCAattgtttacacatttttttacttctttattttaatataatgtTGCTCATGgtactttcaaaataaatgttcttgagaaaaaaacatttgactcacTTTGGTGTTCTATTTTGAAAGGTATTGTGAATGAATAGAAACTCAATGTTTTATTGATACCTTACTAAGTCATTGTCTTAAAAATGCTATACTGTAATACAACCCTTCAACTGTTTTcccttttaatttattttgaatcATATGAAGAATATCCCATTATTTATTAAACGTATTTTTAACTTTGTAAAATTAATATCACAAAATTACAACTATGGAAACTCAATTACCGAGCACTGAAAATTAAAGTTGCTCATAAAAGCCctttatttaaatttgaaaaatgattgagaatgaataaaaatggtcCATGCTTATTGAATGGCCAAAAGTCGCCTTTCACGTTgtaaaaagtgaaatgtttttttatatccCAGACTTTGTTTAATGTCccacatttgaaataaaagtcTCTCAGAAAGGAAAAACTTTGTATGAAcacaaaattgcaaaataaaccacattttaaaaaagaagcagtttcatttttgggggggaggggggggcgggcgGTGAGCCTTTGGGCGCACCTAAACTACGTAtttgtctgtgattggctggcgaccagttgacaGCGGACCCCGCCTATCGCCCAAAGATTGCTGagtttggctccagcacgcttagcacccatcgtgaggataagcggcttggaaaataaatagattgttcttgtcttttattttgatattttaaaattctgatGATGTTAAATAAAGTGCGTATTTCGAGCAATCCGAACAGCAGGCGTCCTGTGCCTTTGACGTCGACGGAAGTGGTCCCTCTTGGTATAAATTCATTTCCGCATCGACGAGGCCTCCTTTCCTGTGTACGGCCTGCAAGAAGATGGCGGTGCAGATATCCAAGAAGAGGAAAGTAAGTGTCGTTTAATGGCTCCCGGGAGCTTTGGGCGTCCAAATGGCTGTTCGACAAGGCGGCGTGGGGCTCGCTTGTGTCCGCTGCAACCTTTGGGCACCTTATCTACGTATGTTCGCCCGGGATGGTTAGGGATGCTGCCGGCGTTTAGCTGCTTGCTGGCGGCCAGCGAACATGGCGGCGCCGTGGTGTTAACATGCCGACGGGTCCTCCCGAGCCAGGGACGAGACACGGGGGACGCTCCATCTGCCCTTCGCCCACTTTAGCTCGGCTCGAGGCACGAGTGCCATTGTCGTAGTTCGCGTTAGCTTGCGTAAATTTACTTGCAATCGGTCCTAACTGCAGATTGTCTTCCACTTGTTCCGCATCCACCGTCCAGCGTTTAAAGAAGGAATGGTTTGAATTGTTTTGCAATGACAGAAAAATCTCGGGAACGCCGGTTGGAATCGGTGCCAGTCTCGAGATGCGTCCGCACTTTTCTCCTTTCTAGCTTTTAGGGGGGAAAGCAGACATGATTTCGAACTGCGTGTGGAAGTGGGCAACATTCAAGTTTGCTCATGGTCTCAAAAAGAAGGCGTACAAGTGTGACACCAACTTTCAAGTGGATTCACGTGGCACATTTATTATTTGGCTCGATCCAGAGGGATCGAGACGACCCTCCGCTTGGATCCTTGAGGTCGAAGTCGTAGGACTGCCCTCGCCCGACCCGACCGCCGCTCACCCCCGTTTGTTGTCGTCACCAGTTCGTCTCGGACGGCATCTTCAAGGCCGAGCTGAACGAGTTTCTGACTCGCGAGCTGGCCGAGGACGGCTACTCGGGCGTGGAGGTTCGCGTCACCCCGACCAGGACCGAGATCAtcatcctggccaccaggtgAGCGCTCGCCGGAAGGATCGCGACGTCGTCTGTCGGCGCGTAGTTACGTAGATTTTTGTCCCTCGGTGAAGAAACGATGACGAGTCGGATGGCGACTGTTTTGCGCCGGGACGGCGGCCGCTTCAGATCGCGTTCTGCGTTTCTGCTTCGGCTTCCTTCCGGCGCGAAAGTCGTTTTCTCGCTGAAGACGCTGAGGCATTTGTCTGAGAGGGACGCCAAAACCTGGCAAATGAGCCTCCTCCGAGCTCATTTGCTGAAATGAATGCTTTGAATTCTTCTcccaaaagttgcattttgtgtACAGACCTGCAAGTGTTCTAGTTTTCGACTACGTGACCTCATCCGGCCACGCGGCCATTTTGGATGGGTCCGCTCTCTCTTTTGCGTACAGACCCGAGACTTGCGCAAATATTCGTACGACtattaaaagtgacgcatgatggccaaaaagactttggaaagttatcggggctcaagAATACCTGTCCTTCACAGAACTTCGTTATTACTAAGTAGCTGTGAAATTGTAAACGGTATCCAATGCTTCGCAAGAACgaaatgctccgagcaaactcTTGACATACCGTCCGGTTGCTAACTGCTCAGTTTTCTCGCGCCGGTTCTTGGTCACAGCGGGCGgccgaaagaaagacgctttaacGACGGCCACTTTCCTTTGAGCGACCcagaatgtatgtatgtatgtatgccccccccccccccattcgcacgcctttctgaaatgattcctgctcgGTTCGTCGGGTTGGTTTACTCGAattccccccccaacaaaatgGCGATTGCGTTCGAAAGCGCAAGGCCTGTGATGTCAGTCGAAAACGATCTCTTGCAGCGTATTTACATTTGTGAGCCGATTGCACCAAAGTGGCTTTGTCGTGCGCCCCCCTCACGTTCCGTCTCCAGGACCCAAAATGTTCTGGGAGAGAAGGGACGGCGCATCCGAGAGCTGACGGCCGTGGTCCAGAAGAGGTTCGGCTTCCCCGAGGGCACCGTTGAGGTCGGTCGGACTCGAGGTCGCGGGCGCGCGCGCGGATTCCCCTCGGTGATGACGCGATGACGAGACCGACGGGGCGGGTCCGCGTCAGATGCGCGTCCGGTCGAGATCCGCGTTCTGCGCTTCTCTTCTGGCGCCGCTGACCGGGCCCGTCTTTGCTCTTGATGACCTTGAGGCATTTGTCTGAGGGGGGGGCCCGCGTGCCGGCGCTACTGTCGGTGTGTCGGCCGGGCCTAAcgggtcttttctttttcagttgTACGCCGAGAAAGTGGCCACCCGCGGCCTGTGCGCCATCGCGCAGGCCGAGTCTCTGCGCTACAAACTGCTGGGAGGGTTGGCGGTGCGAAGGTGAGTCGCCTGAAGAGTACAGCAGTGTCTTATGCTGCCCCCCTGTGGCCAAAGATTTCTAAAACGGGTTGCAGAGATTTGATGATTTCCTTGAACACGTCATTCGACACGGGAAGTGGGGGTGGATTGTTTGCATTTAATTGAGAAATATGATTTGAGATGGAAGCACGGTTATGGATCAAATTCAGGTCTTACCTCGAGGCGCCCCTGCAAAacatcagtttaaaaaaaaaatcttcaatgtATTTTTCCTCATACATTTTCAGACAAGGCCAATGAATGGAtctttcagggtttttttttttttttttttccccatatttattgggggggggaggcCTTCCATCTAAAATGTATGGAGTAATAtataaatgttaacattttaatgTGGGTTCAGAGAATATGTGCGACATTTCCAGCCGCCCACAAACGCAGAAGGTTGCCGCGCGTAACGGACGGCTCGTTGACGACCGCGCCGGTGCTCGCAGGGCGTGCTACGGTGTGCTGAGGTTCATCATGGAGAGCGGCGCCAAGGGCTGCGAGGTGGTCGTGTCGGGCAAGCTGAGGGGGCAGCGAGCCAAGTCCATGAAGTTCGTGGACGGCCTGATGATCCACAGCGGCGACCCCGTCAACTACTACGTGGACACGGCCGTCCGCCACGTTCTCCTCAGGCAGGGTGAGTACGCGACGGCGTCGCCGTCAAGAGATGCGAAAGAGAAGCGCAGTGGGGTGAGAAATGGTACCGGAGATCGACAAGCAGTCACGCCGACTTTGTGTCGGTCCCGTGTGGTAAAAGAGGTGATTGTGCTGCGTTCCTTCCCTCACCCGCGCTCACCAGTTTTGGGTCTGGttgaaaagaacaagatcccggccGGGGTCACGAGGGGCCGCATTGTGTCTGCGGTCTTGGTGCAGAACGGCTGCCTCATCTCAGGTCCCTCGTGTGGCATTCGTGGTAACGACAGCTGGATTCGTATttggaaaagaagacaaatggAATTGGTGTTCGTATCACTTTAATGGAGTCAATTCGGCGGGCGTGTCTTTGGGATGATTGCTCGAATGAGCCCGAACGTGATTTGTCGGCGAATGTCGTCGCGCGGCCGAGAGTGGCGACTCCCTCTAGAGGCCTGCTGCAGAACGGTTGCTCGAGGAGCCACGTGTTCCgtttgtttggtttggtttttttgtttgcgcCGAGGGACGTGTCCGCTGCGAAGGTTGACGACGGCGCGTCTGTGTCGGTGTGCGCCAGGCGTGCTGGGCATCAAAGTGAAGATCATGCTGCCGTGGGACCCCAGCGGCAAGATCGGCCCCAAGAAGCCTCTGCCCGACCACGTCAGCATCGTGGAGCCCAAAGAGGAGCAGCTGCCGACCACGCCCATCTCCGAGCAGAAGGGCGCCAAGCTCGAGGTGCCCGTCATGCCCCAGGGCGGCGCCCCCGCGCCCACCGCCTAATGCTGCGGGTAAGCGGCCGTTTGAGTTGACTGCGGACTTGTCGTAGTATCTATCGCCATtcttcccctcccccccccttttttttttttttttttttttcgggtcgGGAATCGGAGGGTGTCACATTGATggccgtttttgtttttctcttgcaGGTTTTCCATTGACGGTCGGGTGGCCATATGGTTTGtgtagaaaaacaataaaaatgttcaaaagaggtttttatttttatcagtcTCCACAGGAAACTCTGATTCCCAAAACTTGATCCGCTGACGCGAGTCCCCTTAAGCCATCGCTCGCTGAGCGCACTTCCGTTGGTCCAATTTTTAGTTTGACTTTGTTGCTCAACTTGTTTGGGAAACAATTGAGTGGAGCGTCCCAAGTAAGCGGGTAACGTTCCACCTGCAGAGCTTTGCAGCCCTTACGACGAGGGCAAAAACTTTGTGGGAATTGAACCTGTTTTTGTAAACGTTCGGGCTAAGgacacaagacaaaaaaatagaaccAAAGATCTTTGGACACAAATCACGTTACATGTCGGTCAAATGGTGTTCTTACTTGTGAACGGGGCACGCAAC encodes the following:
- the LOC133505305 gene encoding mRNA decay activator protein ZFP36L1-like; amino-acid sequence: MWQSPPPPQPLLSGGPRWEGLAFNVPPSKYLSRRRRNSGPGDGPRGTPRPPTRSPNMPYNLLGIFSDVDPVLCQNLDGLEPSEPRAVGLRRPRSPCPVARPGCESDDGWARWGPAGGLPPSPPGRVPFRVGVLAEDEAAPSSRVYKTELCRTFEESGVCKYGAKCQFAHGPDELRGLKRHPKYKTEPCRTFHSVGFCPYGGRCHFVHNGEESLRPPPTPRHGLGSAGFASVDRSRSLFARDFSPTLSSQSGLLRPPAATEPVGETDSSDSVFRSLGVGPPVKPAALLRRRSSAESLSEEGYASSCSLSSGCCESAGRDGRRLPIFSRLSVTDE
- the rps3 gene encoding 40S ribosomal protein S3, with translation MAVQISKKRKFVSDGIFKAELNEFLTRELAEDGYSGVEVRVTPTRTEIIILATRTQNVLGEKGRRIRELTAVVQKRFGFPEGTVELYAEKVATRGLCAIAQAESLRYKLLGGLAVRRACYGVLRFIMESGAKGCEVVVSGKLRGQRAKSMKFVDGLMIHSGDPVNYYVDTAVRHVLLRQGVLGIKVKIMLPWDPSGKIGPKKPLPDHVSIVEPKEEQLPTTPISEQKGAKLEVPVMPQGGAPAPTA